From a single Sorghum bicolor cultivar BTx623 chromosome 5, Sorghum_bicolor_NCBIv3, whole genome shotgun sequence genomic region:
- the LOC8062651 gene encoding protein AIR1: MAQRSRSRSRARRDPDLDEDGSPPSRQPRPGAGDEDDEDDELGNEDLSLEIVARAQRKQRGASGAGVPGFADLLSVSSGDEEVDEDAVVELAEADEPRRKQKKKKERRKQRKKHRKEATEVAAAAVAVEEEEKEVCSTQEGPIGTADSVLTEDGADVPASDNMVLRKLLRIPRYFDPGETLLDTCFNCSEEGHVAANCPMEKRKKPCFVCGLFGHNAKQCTQGQDCFICKKGGHMAKDCPDKHKRNDHQSTLCLRCGETGHDMFGCTNDYPQDDIEQIRCYVCNQKGHLCCSDFSDNCPKQISCYNCAQSGHSGLGCAKQRRETSAATSPTLCYKCGEEGHFARGCTKNAKSNRSKGKSSSHSQRKEKWKKDASARSAPHDARKTSKRKSPHFEERMDTPRHKSKSRGGWTGGDDDDLPLKKYKSNGWGSPSTPKKSYTNHQFLSGGDYFTPQSSRRHNHGTTSPSSNYSPSARKHGFSSSRFATSNTHVRFGKI, from the exons ATGGCCCAGCGCTCGCGCTCGCGCTCGAGGGCGCGGCGGGACCCAGACCTGGACGAAGATGGTTCCCCGCCTTCCCGGCAGCCGCGCCCCGGCGCCGgcgacgaggacgacgaggacgacgagCTGGGGAACGAGGACCTCAGCCTGGAGATCGTCGCGCGCGCGCAGCGGAAGCAGCGCGGGGCGTCCGGCGCCGGGGTGCCCGGGTTCGCCGACCTGCTATCGGTGTCCTCGGGCGACGAGGAGGTCGACGAGGACGCCGTGGTGGAGCTCGCTGAGGCGGATGAGCCCCGGAGGaaacagaagaagaagaaggagcgcCGGAAGCAGAGGAAGAAGCATCGGAAGGAGGCGACCGAGGTTGCTGCTGCGGCGGTGGCCGTAGAGGAGGAAGAGAAGGAG GTTTGTAGCACCCAGGAGGGGCCAATTGGGACAGCCGACTCGGTGCTTACTGAAGATGGGGCTGATGTCCCTGCATCTGACAATATGGTTCTGCGGAAGCTCCTT CGCATACCAAGATACTTTGATCCTGGGGAAACATTGTTGGATACTTGCTTTAATTGTAGTGAGGAAGGACATGTTGCTGCAAACTGCCCAATGGAAAAGCGGAAGAAGCCTTGCTTTGTTTGTGGGTTGTTCGGGCACAATGCAAAGCAGTGCACGCAG GGTCAAGACTGTTTCATCTGCAAAAAAGGAGGCCATATGGCGAAAGACTGCCCTGATAAGCACAAGAGGAATGATCATCAATCCACATTATGTTTAAGATGTGGAGAAACAGGTCATGATATGTTTGGATGTACCAATGATTACCCACAAGATGATATTGAG CAAATAAGATGCTACGTGTGTAATCAGAAGGGCCATCTATGTTGTTCCGACTTCTCTGACAATTGTCCAAAACAAATTAGCTGTTATAATTGTGCTCAATCTGGTCATTCTGGTCTG GGATGTGCCAAGCAACGCAGGGAAACTAGTGCTGCCACAAGTCCAACCTTATGCTACAAATGTGGTGAGGAAGGTCACTTCGCACGTGGCTGCACAAAGAATGCCAAG TCCAATCGGTCGAAAGGCAAGTCATCATCACACAGTCAGAGGAAGGAAAAATGGAAAAAGGATGCCAGTGCTAGATCAGCTCCTCATGATGCCCGTAAAACAAGCAAAAGGAAAAGTCCCCATTTTGAGGAAAGAATGGACACACCTCGTCATAAATCCAAATCAAGAGGTGGGTGGACtggtggtgatgatgatgatctacCATTGAAGAAGTACAAATCCAATGGGTGGGGTTCTCCATCTACTCCCAAGAAGTCTTACACAAATCACCAATTCTTGTCTGGTGGCGACTACTTCACTCCCCAGTCTTCACGAAGGCACAACCATGGCACCACGTCACCGAGCTCAAATTATTCACCCAGTGCTAGGAAACATGGGTTCTCGTCATCAAGATTCGCCACCAGCAACACCCATGTCCGGTTTGGAAAAATTTAG
- the LOC110435738 gene encoding protein transport protein sec31-like, with protein sequence MPPSPRLAGKRHHLAGKFRLPSSPSPSPPSRLLHLRAPRLVYGKALFLIGGTMARSKKKIKSNKKSRATFVQKEALGIWTLLPEAMGRMYRAMVAWLRRLVAVLRRAGAAEASNAALWVGHGVPPTLEEASDFIFDTADSAPRLTTSPATPPPPTGAKNRASTPPPPTGAKNRASTPPPPTGAENSASTPPPLTGAENRTSTPPPLTGAENRASTPPPLKMATGTNPLGFVIPNPRPLI encoded by the coding sequence ATGCCaccctcgcctcgcctcgccgggAAACGCCACCACCTCGCCGGGAAGTTCCGGCTCCCCTCCTCTCCATCCCCGTCACCACCTTCACGTCTTCTCCATCTCCGTGCTCCACGCCTCGTCTACGGCAAGGCGCTCTTCTTGATCGGCGGGACGATGGCACgctccaagaagaagatcaagagCAACAAGAAATCCCGGGCCACGTTCGTGCAGAAGGAGGCGCTCGGGATATGGACGCTACTCCCTGAGGCGATGGGGAGGATGTACCGGGCTATGGTGGCGTGGCTTCGCCGCCTTGTCGCAGTGCTgcgccgcgccggcgccgcggaGGCCAGCAACGCCGCACTCTGGGTCGGACATGGCGTACCGCCGACGCTGGAGGAAGCCAGCGACTTCATCTTCGACACCGCCGATTCTGCCCCGCGCCTGACGACAAGCCCAGCGACTCCGCCACCGCCGACGGGTGCCAAGAACCGCGCATCGACTCCACCACCGCCGACGGGCGCCAAGAACCGCGCATCGACTCCACCACCGCCGACGGGCGCCGAGAACAGCGCGTCGACTCCACCACCGCTTACAGGCGCCGAGAACCGCACGTCGACTCCGCCACCGCTTACAGGCGCCGAGAACCGCGCGTCGACTCCTCCACCActaaagatggcaacgggtacaaACCCGCTGGGTTTTGTCATCCCAAACCCACGCCCATTAATATAA
- the LOC110435511 gene encoding uncharacterized protein LOC110435511 isoform X3 yields the protein MPASKSSDSALRQVPKPAISSPPTGAKSSGSQASGSAPRQAPKAGDSAPRRRAKPATLPPPTGAKTKGLNQGDEEDDCFVVEEDGTLIYTRFCSKRAASLLNKKELCHICYFKHGRVNPFKKTEVDIYVRRKVVVSRHLQGKRPVDTTTSAMRNIGTGGSNA from the exons ATGCCCGCCTCCAAATCCAGCGACTCGGCCCTGCGCCAGGTGCCGAAGCCAGCGATTTCGTCCCCACCGACGGGCGCCAAGAGCTCCGGCTCGCAAGCCAGCGGCTCCGCCCCCAGGCAGGCCCCCAAAGCTGGTGACTCTGCTCCGCGCCGACGGGCGAAGCCAGCTACTCTGCCCCCGCCGACGGGTGCCAAGACCAAAG GGCTTAACCAAGGCGATGAGGAAGACGACTGTTTTGTTGTAGAGGAGGACGGCACCTTAATCTATACCCGTTTCTGTTCCAAGAGGGCGGCCTCCCTACTAAACAAAAAAGAGTTATGTCACATATGTTACTTCAAACATGGCAGAGTTAATCCCTTTAAGAAAACTGAG GTGGATATCTATGTAAGaagaaaggttgttgtatcacgACATCTTCAAGGAAAGAGGCCGGTAGACACCACTACTTCTGCCATGAGAAATATCGGG ACTGGTGGGTCGAATGCTTGA
- the LOC110435511 gene encoding uncharacterized protein LOC110435511 isoform X1: MPASKSSDSALRQVPKPAISSPPTGAKSSGSQASGSAPRQAPKAGDSAPRRRAKPATLPPPTGAKTKGLNQGDEEDDCFVVEEDGTLIYTRFCSKRAASLLNKKELCHICYFKHGRVNPFKKTEEHCRSAHDKNEGKKGGYLCKKKGCCITTSSRKEAGRHHYFCHEKYRDWWVECLKLHGEMPRSRL; this comes from the exons ATGCCCGCCTCCAAATCCAGCGACTCGGCCCTGCGCCAGGTGCCGAAGCCAGCGATTTCGTCCCCACCGACGGGCGCCAAGAGCTCCGGCTCGCAAGCCAGCGGCTCCGCCCCCAGGCAGGCCCCCAAAGCTGGTGACTCTGCTCCGCGCCGACGGGCGAAGCCAGCTACTCTGCCCCCGCCGACGGGTGCCAAGACCAAAG GGCTTAACCAAGGCGATGAGGAAGACGACTGTTTTGTTGTAGAGGAGGACGGCACCTTAATCTATACCCGTTTCTGTTCCAAGAGGGCGGCCTCCCTACTAAACAAAAAAGAGTTATGTCACATATGTTACTTCAAACATGGCAGAGTTAATCCCTTTAAGAAAACTGAG GAACATTGTCGGTCTGCTCATGACAAAAATGAGGGCAAAAAAGGTGGATATCTATGTAAGaagaaaggttgttgtatcacgACATCTTCAAGGAAAGAGGCCGGTAGACACCACTACTTCTGCCATGAGAAATATCGGG ACTGGTGGGTCGAATGCTTGAAGTTGCATGGAGAAAT GCCTAGGTCCAGGCTTTAG
- the LOC110435511 gene encoding uncharacterized protein LOC110435511 isoform X2, giving the protein MPASKSSDSALRQVPKPAISSPPTGAKSSGSQASGSAPRQAPKAGDSAPRRRAKPATLPPPTGAKTKGLNQGDEEDDCFVVEEDGTLIYTRFCSKRAASLLNKKELCHICYFKHGRVNPFKKTEGKKGGYLCKKKGCCITTSSRKEAGRHHYFCHEKYRDWWVECLKLHGEMPRSRL; this is encoded by the exons ATGCCCGCCTCCAAATCCAGCGACTCGGCCCTGCGCCAGGTGCCGAAGCCAGCGATTTCGTCCCCACCGACGGGCGCCAAGAGCTCCGGCTCGCAAGCCAGCGGCTCCGCCCCCAGGCAGGCCCCCAAAGCTGGTGACTCTGCTCCGCGCCGACGGGCGAAGCCAGCTACTCTGCCCCCGCCGACGGGTGCCAAGACCAAAG GGCTTAACCAAGGCGATGAGGAAGACGACTGTTTTGTTGTAGAGGAGGACGGCACCTTAATCTATACCCGTTTCTGTTCCAAGAGGGCGGCCTCCCTACTAAACAAAAAAGAGTTATGTCACATATGTTACTTCAAACATGGCAGAGTTAATCCCTTTAAGAAAACTGAG GGCAAAAAAGGTGGATATCTATGTAAGaagaaaggttgttgtatcacgACATCTTCAAGGAAAGAGGCCGGTAGACACCACTACTTCTGCCATGAGAAATATCGGG ACTGGTGGGTCGAATGCTTGAAGTTGCATGGAGAAAT GCCTAGGTCCAGGCTTTAG